Part of the Chroicocephalus ridibundus chromosome 17, bChrRid1.1, whole genome shotgun sequence genome is shown below.
ACAGACATGGAGACACGCATGCCACCAGGCTGTGCCACACGCAGACCCTCGCCCTGCAAGCCCTTCCCCATCCAACTGGTCCCAACAATGAAGCACCACTGGTCTGTGCCCCAGGGGGGTCCTGGTCTCCTTTCTGAGACGAATGACCCCAAATGGAGGTGACCCCCCAACCCCTCAGTggtgggggatgaagggatgctGCTCCCAGGTGGCTCTAACAGCGCAATGGGGTGGTCCCTGGGGATCCCCAAgtgggtggaggggaggaagggatggagggtgggatggatggagggagggagggatggacggCCCAACTGGGGTCATGCCAGTCATGCCAACATTAGCCAGTGCTCCCCGTTAACAGTCccagtccccccaccccaggcactGCAGGACACCCCCCCGACCCCACTGCCCTCAGCCTGGCCCTCACCGCTGTCATCCTCGCTCCTGGCGAGGAAGGCCTCCTGGAACAGCTCCCGCTCCAGCTCGTGGACGAAGATGGCTCCGGTCTCAGAGGAGACGCGGTGGTCGGGGAGGATGCGGTGGTTGGGAAGGGtggcccaggacccccccaaggCCATGACTGCGGCCAGGAATGGGGCTAGAACCGGGGCTGGGGAACACAgctcctccctgcctcagtttccccattccCCAGAGACCCCGGGATGACCTGCAGGTGCCCACAGACCCCCCCGGACACCCAGCTGGGGCAGAAACACGTCCCTGTGAGGCAAGGCCAGGACAACGGGGTGGGCTGTATTTAGGAGGGGgtagggatggggacacggacagggacggggacagcacCTTCCCTTGCCCGGGACCTGTCATGGAGAAGTCCCACTCGGTCCCCCCCATCCCAAACCCAGCTGGCACCAGGGACAGGATGGCTCTATTTAGCTCTGTCATGTCACAGCCctatcccccccctcccctcctgccaggACCCCCCGTCCCCACTCTGCCCTGGGggtccccccatcccctccccgctGGGGGTACCCCCGGcccagccgtgtcccccccgggggGTGACGGAGCTGCCACTcgcctgccagcacccagacccGGAGCAGCTCGGGGGCCTCCATCTTCGCCACCACCCgggagcggggccagggctgATTGACggaggcagcggggctgggctggcgggggggggcccgcCTGGGGGGGGACCCACTGGGAACAAGGCCAGGACCCCGCCACAGCCACCTTCTGCCACCAAGGCTCTGTGGCACGGAGCCCCCCTGGCTGCCGAGGGGCTCTGGGGGTCCGgtggggtgtcccctgggtggGCTTGTCCTGGTGCCCCCACTCATAGGCAGTGGGACGGCAGTGGGGACACGGGACGGGGCacagcggggtggggggacgcTTGGGGACAGCTGCCGCCCCCCGCGCTGTCATGGCAGGCAGCCTGCCAGCACCGCTGCCATGCACAGGCGTGTGCCCTTGTGCGGCACCGCAGGAACACGcctgtgcacacgcgtgtgcgtgcacgGAGGGGTGTGCGTGGGGCCGGTGTCCCTTGGCGGGACGCAGCGGAGGGTGCTGGGACACTGGAGGGCTGGCGGTGGCGGGGGCCAGGCCCTGCGGTGGGGTTTTTGGcggggggagatggcagcagcGGAAGGGGAAGGCGGTGGctgggcggggggtgggggggggaaacgtCACGTCACGTCACGGCTCGTCACGCCGCGTCACGCACAAAGGGCCGGGAGCCTGCGTGGGGCGACGTGGGGCATCTGCAGGGTCCTGGCGCCCGCGCGCTGCCCGGCCTGGGGAGCaggggtgccccccaccctgacccccagccccttGGGGTGCTCCTCCCGCAGCAGGGACCCCCTCCACGGCCCCAGGCTGTCAGCTCTGGCCCCTCTGCTGTGTCCCAGTGGGAAGacaacaaacccccccaaattacccccaaaaaaccacccagcAGCACAAGGAGGAAGCGGTGCAGCATCTTGGACCCCCTCCCGGGGTccccttgcctcagtttccccccctgCCAGCTCTGGGTGGGGGCATCGGGGCGATGTGCTGCACCCCAAGGACAAATTTATGGGGGCAGAAAGCAAATAGGGCCCCCGTGGGGGCACCTCAAGAGGGGGGGGAGGGCTTTGGGCATGGGTGCATAGCGGTCCCAAGGGATGGAAGCAGGGGGACATGTGGACAAAACTGGGGGGAGGCAAAGGGAGAGgagtgtggggacatggggacagagctgggaggaCAGACAGGATGGGGGGATGTGGGTACAAACTGGGGGGGATATGGGGCAGAAGGGGGGGATACAGGGATAGAATGGGGGGACATGGGTACAAAATCAGGGGGAAACGGGTACAAaagcagggggacatggggacaggacgggggggacatgggtAAAAAATTAGGGGGATATGGGGACAGCATGGGGGATGTAGGGGCAGATGCAGGGGACAGCGGTACAaaactgggggggacagggacagctaTGAGGGGACATAGGGACCAGCCTGGGGGccgaaatgggggggggggggagtagagggacagaaggAGACATGTACggggggggacagagctgggggggggacgtgggtacagagctgggggggatgtgggtacagagctgggggggatgtggggacagagctgggggggaCGTGGGTACAGAgctgggggggatgtggggacagagctgggggggggcagcaaCACCGTAGAAGCCGGGGGACACGCACGGCACAGCACAGAtgctgcggggggtggggggggcacatGCCACAGGGAGGGGACCCCGTGCGGGTGTGGGGCGTCTGTGCGGCGGgcggggggtctcgggggggttCCCCCCACCGGCGGGCGGCGAGGCCGAAGCGGGGCGGCGAGGAAGAGGAAGAGCGAGCGCGCCGCTAAGACCCAGAGGGCTctgcgggcagcggggcgggcagATCGCAGGCAGCAGCGGCTCCATCACCAGccacagagaaaggggaagaggaggagaagggaggaaggaagaagggctggggtggagggggccCCCCGGGATGGACATGGCCTGAccgagccccgcagcccccccgcggGCCGGTGCAGGTGTGCCGGCGGCGGCCCCCCACCCCGCTGCGGGCGgcatccccctccccatgccGCTGTAGCCGGcgaggggccgcggcggcggcggcggtggcggcggcggcggcggcggcgggcgatgCGGAGCGGAGGCCCGGTGGCGGCATGTTGAGGACGGaggcaggcggcggggcggccgccggcggggggtCCCCCTCCGGCGGGGCgacgggcggcggggggctgcggagcGCGTCCCCCCACCGGAACGCCTACGAGGCCACCATCCAGGCCCTGGCACCCACAAAGGAGGCCGACGGCGAAGACGGCAAGAAAAGCCGGGGTAAGAAGTATGGCTCCAACGTTCACCGTATCAAGAACATGTTCCTGCAGATGGGGACGGCGCCCGGCCCCGAGGGCGCCTGCGACCTGGCCAAGGCCAAGGAGAAGCCCGTCCGTCTCTCCTTGCCCCGGGCCGGTAGCCTCAGCGAGAGCATGGACCAGGGCAACCTTCTCAAGCTGGGCACCAGCGTCTCGGAGAGGGTCAGTCGCTTCGACTCCAAACCCGACAAACCCTTCTCCAAGCTGCAGGAGACCCGTAAGATCTTCGAGAGGAGCCCGCAGGAGAAGGCCACCACCACCAAGCTCTTGCTACGTAAGGAACGAGCCGGTTTCCAGGACCGTAAGCTGGACGTGGTGGTGAGGTTCAACGGCAGCACCGAGTCCTTGGACAAGCTGGACACCGAAGCCGTCTCGCCCACTGTCAGCCAGCTCAGCGCCGTCTTCGAGAAGGCCGACCTCCGTAACAACCTCCATAAGGCGCCAGGGCGAGCGGGAGGGCCACTCAACGCCAAGGTGGTGGGCAAGCGACCTCGGGTCTTCTTGCCAAGCCCTGAGGCCGGACGGTCAGGTGATGGCCACACTGCCCCGGCACGAGCCAAGCCACTGGAGGAGGACAAGACAGCGGGGAAGACCAGCCGGCCGGCGGAGAAGGAGACAGCCACCCCACGGGTGCAGGAGGTCTGCAAGATCAAGCCGGTGGAGGTGGAGGAGAGTGGCGAggccgaggaggaagaggaggagggaacaacAGCGGCAGGTGAACCCGTGCCCGCACCCCAACCGGCCAAGGCGGCCGAGGGTCTGGCGCCCACCGCACCCCGGCTGGATGGGGGCTTGGGGCTGGCCACGGGCGAGGAGGATGTCAAGGGCGAGCGGGCAGAGGAGGGCGATGGCTACGAGGAGGCCAAGAAGGAGGACTTCTCCGAGGCGGACCTGGTGGACATAAGTGCCTACAGCGGGCTCGGGGAGGACTCGGGGGGCAGcgggctggaagaggaggaggaggccgaaGGGCTGTACGAGCCCGAGTCAGGTTGCGTGGAGATCCCCGGGCTCTCCGAGGAAGAGGAGCCCGTCCCCAACCGCAAGATCCAGTTCAGCACGGCCCCCATCCAGGTGAGATGGTCTGGGGATGAGGGGGacagctgggggtggcagggggacaccctggggtagggggcagctggggatggggagataCCCCAGGGTGAGgagcaccccagggtggggggcaccccagggtggggTATATGTTCCCCACCCAAACAACACCTTTTGGGTGTGCTGCGGAcagggatgtggggtgggggtttgtgccccccagccatggggcaTGGCACCCCACTTGGCCATGCCCTTGCGCTGAGGGGAGGAGGGCGGCCACCTGGGCCTGGCTAACGAGCCGGTTAACGAAGGGCCCTGCCCTGGCGTAGCCTGGGCTCCCCCTGCCAGCGAGGGACCACCCTGGGGTCGATGTGATGGGGAAACGTGGCACTGGGACCCGCTGGGGTGGCCATCCACAGCACCCAGTGCCAACCCACTGCCGTGCCTGGGACAGGCCAGGAGCCACCCCCATATTTTGGGTGGGGATACCCAAAATATCCGGGTATGGGGTGCTGGGTGCGGCAGCCACGCCGCCACCCTCAGCCCTTGGTCCCCGGGGGATCCCTCAGTGCCAGGGCTTCTCCTGAACCGGGGGTCCCCGAGGATGAAGCGGCGTTGGGGTGGGTATTTACCCCTGCCATGGGCCCAGCCCGGCGCCCAGGACCGTTTCGGGAAGTGGAGGAAGGGGAAGTGTCTCAGCGGCATGGCCAGGAGGGGGGACAgcatcccccgtgtccccccagttCTCTGTCGGGGATGCCGACTGGGGTCGGGGTCCCCATCTGGTATGCTCCCCCAgtgatggggcagggggagaaggggccatgcagctattttggggtgttctCTCCCGCTTGAATCCCCCCCGACCGGAGGAGCAGCGATTGCTTTGTGCCGGAGCTGGGTTATTTTTAGAGCCCCGGCCTATATTCTGGCTCTGAGTCAGAGCGGGTGGGTGGCCCCACCTgggatggggggacggggggacagggaccACCTTGGCCCGGGCAGGGGACAACGGTGTGCTGGGTGGCTGCGTGCTGGGGGGGGCCTTGGTCCTGTGGGAACTGGCCAAGCCGGCCCTGGGAAGGATGTCCCCCCACCCATGGATGGGCGGTCAGGCTTTTTGGGGTGCTCCCCCAGCACCGCCTTCAGCCTCTCGCTTTTACGCACGTCCCACCgcagggtgatggtgggggtcCCGTACGCAGGTGGGGAAGGGGCCCAGGTGTCTGGGAGCTCCAGCTTCCCCCCCACGCACTTGCAGGGGTATGGGTGACGCTGAGCCCCCCAAACCCACTGTGGTGGTTggggctgggagcactggggccccccccccagccccagcatggcCCCCAAAGCGGGCAACCTGCACCCAGTGATGGGGGCACACActgccagccccgtcccctgGGTCTGTGCTGGCTCCGGCTGCTTCTCCCCTGGAAGCCAATCCAGACCCCCACCATGTCCCAACCCCCCCAGGACgtgagggcaggggtggggggcacagtGGGGTGAGCCAGGACGTGTGCCTGCAGCTGTGGGCTCGGGTGCCCACTGTGCATATGGGGGGACAGAGGCATGTCCCCTGCCCCGCTTGTCCccggcacccctgggtgccaccCAGGTGGGTCCTGCCCGTCCGTGGTGTCACCGGGCTTTGTGCGATGGCCCTTGACACTCATCCCTAATACCCTTTGTGGCCAGGCTTTAACCCTGCCGCGTTATCCCTAATCCACTCGCCCCGGCAGCAGTGCCGGGCCGGGGCCCCTCCGGGGACATCTGCCGTGCTCAGCGCCTGGCCAGCCTGTCCCCACCCGGAGAGGGGTGCTGGCAGCCTCCCGGCATGCAGGGACGTGGCACCCCACTCCCTTTAGCGCCAGGCTGGGGACATTGTCCTTGTGGCACATCCGACCTCAGCCAGGGCCACCACGGTGCCCAGCATGGGGACGCCAAGCCCCTCCTGAGCTGCCGGCCCCCATTGAACCAGGCGTGGGAGGGTTTAGGGGTGCCCCACGATGGGGGTCAGTGTCCCCAGGGACTTACGATGTTAGAGGCCCATGCGTGTGTCCccaacccatccccatcccctctcccttgGGACCGAGGGTGGCTGATCCCTCCTCGGTGCCCAAGCTCAAGCATCCTACAAGTGACACCGATGGGGAGAGACGGGCATGGGGAGGATGGAGACCTGATGGTGGGGGTGGTCTGTGGACCCCCAAGGTCCGCAGAATCCCTGGTGCTCCCTGTGCCCAGGCATCCCTCCAGATGGAGGTGGAGGTTGATCCTGCTGGGTGGAAACCCGGGGGAATAAACCAACCCCAAACTTATGGTGGGATTTATCTCTCCTGGGTGCAATGGTGGGTTTGGGTCCGTGGGGTCCGGGCTCGCCCACGGAGGTGCCCAGGCAGGGGGTGAGGTGCAGGGATGGGCAGAGGAGGTGAGGTCCATCATCCAGTCCTGTACACTTTcttccacccacccatccatctatccttccttccttccttccttccttccttccttccttccttccttccttccttccttccttccttccttccttccttccttcctaccatccatctgtccatctgcTGTTCCATCCATCCACCCCTTTGTCCATCtctctgtccatccatccatgggGCACAGGGCATGACACCATCTCTGCTCCCAGGGCCACCCCAAACCCTCTGTGCTTCCTCAAACCTCCCCTCACTCCATGACACGACTTGAGGGGGGATTCTCCAGTGTCTCGTAGCCTCAGTAACACCCCCTGATGCCCCTGCCCGGGGCTCCCCTCACCTGAGGATGCCCCCTCGGCCACGGGTGCTGCTGGTGCCGGGGTGGTGGGTGGCTGCAGCGTTTTCCTACCCCATCCTGCTGCCCCACTGAGCAGCTCCCTCCGTCCCGGCAGGTCTTCAGCACTTACTCCAATGAAGACTACGACCGCCGCAATGAAGACGTCGACCCCATGGCTGCGTCGGCCGAGTATGAGCTGGAGAAGAGGGTGGAGCGGCTCGACCTCTTCCCCGTAGAGCTGGAGAAAGGTGGGTCCTCACCCCATCCTGCAGCCTGGGGCCCCTGcggcaccctggggacaggttGGAGGTGACTCCATCGGTGTTGGTAGGGTGCTGCCACCCTGCTAGGACATGGCGCGCTCTCTCCGCAGACTCCGAAGGGCTGGGGATCAGCATCATCGGCATGGGCGCGGGGGCCGACATGGGGCTGGAGAAGCTGGGCATCTTCGTCAAGACGGTGACGGAGGGGGGCGCTGCCCACCGGGATGGCAGGTAAGGGCTGCCCGGCCCGAAACACCCGCCTGGGTCCCCGCTGCCGCTCACCTGCGGcttgggtggtggtggaggagctggtgtggGGGCAGAAGCGCCAGATGTTCCCTGGGGTGGGAGGTGCCGGGGAGGTGGGCAAGGGGTGGCCCTGCTGTGAcggtccccttgtccccaggaTCCAGGTGAACGACCTCATCGTGGAGGTGGACGGCACCAGCCTGGTGGGGGTGACGCAGAGCTTCGCCGCCTCCGTCCTCAGGAACACCAAGGGCCGTGTCCGGTAGGGCCTGGgactgggggggtttggggggctgggagaCCCCCATGGCCCGTGATGGGCCCCCTGAggcaccctgccccatagcctgccccCAGAGCACCCCAGCTCCCAGGCTAGGCTGTCCTCTGCCCCAAAACAGCCCTGCCCCCCTAGTCCCCAtgccctctgcctgccctgtgccaccctagtgcccccctgtcccccagaATGCCCCCTCAGCAGCCCAGGATCCCCCTAAACCCCCGACTCATCCACTGTCCCCATTATGTCCCCCCCGCAAATTTGCCACTCCCAGGAGCAccgcctgtcccagcagggatgTTCCCCTGGCTGTGCCACcggggtgtcccccaccccaggccCCCCATGGCCaaagctccctgtccccagctgagTCCCCGCCGTCCCCGCAGGTTCCTCATCGGGCGGGAGAAGCCGGGGGAGCAGAGCGAGGTGGCCCAGCTGATCCAGCAGACGCTGGAGCAGGAGCGGTGGCAGCGGGAGATGATCGAGCAGCGCTACACCCAGTACACCGAGGATGacgaggaggtgaggggggacaGCACCCACCCAGGAGGGGACGGACATGGTCCCCCCAGCCGATATGGGGCcggtgactcagtttccccaggtgggatggggtggaggtgccaggctggggaccaCCACGTGCCAACGCGGCTTCGTGCCCTCCGCAGACGGGTGAATACGCCAcggacgaggaggaggagatgagccCCATGTTCCCCAGCGGCGAGATGGCCATTGAAGTGTTCGAGCTGGCCGAGAACGAGGACACGCTCTCCCCTGTGGAGATGGACCCCGAAAAGCTGGTGCACAAGTTCAAGGAGGTGAGGAGGGgacggggggtgccgggggagcgTGCCCGAGCGTGGCAGCCTGTGTGCCCGCCTGGGGATGTGCCCGCCCCGTGCGAACACCTGGCTCCTCTCGCAGCTCCAGATCAAGCACGCCGTCACCGAGGCCGAGATCCAGCAGCTGAAGAGGAAGGTGAGCGGGTGCCCCGGCCCCATGCGGGCGGGAAGgacctccctccatctccccagcccccATGGATCTCCATCTCCCCCATGCCCTCCTagctccccacatctcccccccagacccctcaccatgCCATGCCGAGCCATGTCATGCCGTGAGCGGTCctggctgtgccgtgccgtgccctgaccccgctgtcccccagctgcagtgcctggagcaggagaaggcGCGCTGGCGGGCCGAGAAGgcccagctggagcagagcgTGGAGGAGAACAAGGAGCGGATGGAGAAGCTGGAGGGGTACTGGATGGAGGCGCAGAACCTCTGCCAGGCCGTGGACGAGCACCTCAAGGAGACGCAGGCCCAGTACCAGACCCTGGAGCGCAAGTACAGCAAGGCCAAGAGGCTCATCAAGGAGTACCAGCAAAAGTgagggcagcgccgggccctGGGCACCGATCCTCCCCCGGGCACGAGCATCCCCCTGGGCATGGACCCATCCCTGGGCACCAACCTGGGGCCCCGCACTGAACCATCCCCTGGGTGTGGACCATCCCCTTGGCATGGACCCACTCGTGGGGCACCAACCCCTTCATGGGCACCCTTTGTCCCTGGGCACAGACCATCCTCTGGGCAGAAGCCCATCCCTGAGACACCAAATCCTTCTTGGGCACCTtcatcccctgggcagggaccatCCCTTGGGCAGGGACCTTCCCCTCGACATGGACCCATCCCTGGGGCACCAGATCCTTCCTGGCCATCTCACATTCCTGGCCAGAGACCTTTCCGTGGGAAGGGACCACCCCTGGGTATGGACCATCGTCTGGGCAGGGACGTTCGCCTGGGCACAGACCTTTCCCTGGGCATGAAGCATCCCTTGGGCAAGGACCATCCCCTTGATGTTGACCCATCCCTGGGGCACCAGTTTCTTCCTGGGCATCCCTTATTCCTGGGCATGGACCATCCCCTGGGAGATCCCCAGGCACCACCACCCCACTGAGCACGGTCCCCCTGGTGCTGGGTGGGGGGTGACGTGCACCCATGCGCTGGTCCCTGCAGGGAGATCGAGTTCCTGAAGAAGGAGACGGCGCAGCGGCGGGTGCTGGAGGAGTCGGAGCTGGCGCAcaaggaggagatggagaagctgcaggagaaggTGGGCACTGGGCGCCGGGACGCAGGCTGCCCCTGAGCCCCGCGGGCAACGGCCGGCCCTGGCTTCGGCCCCGCCGtcgcccggccccgctccaccGCGTCGCTCCCGCCACACCGCCGTCGCGGCCCATGGCTTCCCAATCGCCGCTGGATCCCAGGATGGATCGCAGCAGATCTGCTCGGGTGCCGGCTCGCGCCAGCCACTGGATCCCACGCCGGGCGGTAGCGGAGCTGCGCGGGGCGCTGGCTCCCCTCTGGACTGAGCTCCGGCTGCTGGATCCCACAACGGATCACGGCGGGGATCTGCTTTGGGCGCCGGCTCCCACTGGATTGTGCTTCCGCCACCGTGCCCCGCACCGTGATCGCAGGGGATCTGCTCGGGTGCTGGCGCACGCTCGATCCGCCTCCGGGCACTGGATCCCACACTGGATTGCAGTGGATCTGCCAAGGGTTTGGGTCACAGTGGATCCTGCTTCAGGGTCCGACATCCCATAATGGATCCAAAGGAGATCTTCTTGGGCGCTGGATCCCAGGCGGTTTGGGTGGGATCCCCCGGTGGTTCCCGGTAGATCGGCACAAGGCGCGGGGTGACACTCGAtcctctgctgggagctggatCCCGTGCTGGTCATGCTGGATCCCACAACAGCTCACGCTGGATTCCATGCTAGCGACACtggattcccgcccccccccccccagtagcggggggcagagctgtgctgggtcATAGCAGATCCTCCGCAGGGTCACTGGATCCTCTGGGATCCCCCAGCGCTGAGGAGGCTGCTGTGGGTCGCAGCGGGGGGGCTGGCACCCACCCGgctggggggcaccaggggggtcccctggcacccagcagagcaaccccccacctgcccccccttATGACCTCCTCCGTCACCCCCAAATTGTCCCCCGGCATCCCACAGAGACTCACCCCccgcctgcctgcagccccccagcctgtccctgtgcccccccatccctgtgcccccctgtccctgtgccccccccatccTTGTTCCCCCCCATCtctctgcctccagccccacactGGCCCTCCAGTACCTTCCTCCTGCCCacgctgcccccctgccccgtccccctgtgtctccccaccagcacccccacgtccTGCCCCCTTTGTCCTGTTTCACCCCCCTCAGTCCAGTCCCCCCATCCCGGTGTTCCCGTCCCCATATCCCCATCCCTGTATCCTCATCCAGTCTCTCCCAGCCCtgtcgcccccccccgccacgtgtttgcccccatgtccctgtgtccccacaccctgtccctgtgtcccccacccaTCCCcacgccccccggccccccccggctgAGACCTCTCccctttgctgtttttcagatctCCGAACTGGAGGCCAAGCTGCAGACTTTGAAAAATTCCAACCCGACTTAAACCACCCTCAAACCGCAGCGATTTTGGGGGGGGGCCCTctacccccccccagccctgtcctccccacacacccccacacaccccttcCCCACCGGGGAGGAGGCGAGACCCCCGCCAAGGCCTCCTGGTGCCCCCCACTTCCCTCCCCCGGGGGCACAGACagcgggggggggctgcggtgCGTCTCGGGGGGTTCCGGGGGGGGGTGGACACCCCGCGTTCGTGTCTGTGTCCAGTGTGAGTCTCGTGGTGACGTGATGGACAGatcgggggggggcacggccccccccaggactccccccctccccaaacgcACCCTCCCCTCGACATGACACCCCTCCCCTCCGACACAGAGCTGGTACCCCGGTTGGACGCTGGTGGGGGGGGCAGGCAGAAATGCCCTCCCCCCCCTAAATGTGAGCCATACTGGGGAGCAAAGGGAGGGGGGGGTTACGCTGGaagctcccccacccccagctcctcctcttggGACTCTCCTGGACCACCGGCCTGGGGGGGGCCAGTTGCCTTTGGGCCCCCCTGCGGACTTGATCCCGGCGCTGCAGCG
Proteins encoded:
- the PPP1R9B gene encoding neurabin-2 codes for the protein MLRTEAGGGAAAGGGSPSGGATGGGGLRSASPHRNAYEATIQALAPTKEADGEDGKKSRGKKYGSNVHRIKNMFLQMGTAPGPEGACDLAKAKEKPVRLSLPRAGSLSESMDQGNLLKLGTSVSERVSRFDSKPDKPFSKLQETRKIFERSPQEKATTTKLLLRKERAGFQDRKLDVVVRFNGSTESLDKLDTEAVSPTVSQLSAVFEKADLRNNLHKAPGRAGGPLNAKVVGKRPRVFLPSPEAGRSGDGHTAPARAKPLEEDKTAGKTSRPAEKETATPRVQEVCKIKPVEVEESGEAEEEEEEGTTAAGEPVPAPQPAKAAEGLAPTAPRLDGGLGLATGEEDVKGERAEEGDGYEEAKKEDFSEADLVDISAYSGLGEDSGGSGLEEEEEAEGLYEPESGCVEIPGLSEEEEPVPNRKIQFSTAPIQVFSTYSNEDYDRRNEDVDPMAASAEYELEKRVERLDLFPVELEKDSEGLGISIIGMGAGADMGLEKLGIFVKTVTEGGAAHRDGRIQVNDLIVEVDGTSLVGVTQSFAASVLRNTKGRVRFLIGREKPGEQSEVAQLIQQTLEQERWQREMIEQRYTQYTEDDEETGEYATDEEEEMSPMFPSGEMAIEVFELAENEDTLSPVEMDPEKLVHKFKELQIKHAVTEAEIQQLKRKLQCLEQEKARWRAEKAQLEQSVEENKERMEKLEGYWMEAQNLCQAVDEHLKETQAQYQTLERKYSKAKRLIKEYQQKEIEFLKKETAQRRVLEESELAHKEEMEKLQEKISELEAKLQTLKNSNPT